One window from the genome of Penaeus monodon isolate SGIC_2016 chromosome 4, NSTDA_Pmon_1, whole genome shotgun sequence encodes:
- the LOC119570720 gene encoding uncharacterized protein LOC119570720 isoform X2: MRLFLFLLVITLIEGSRYKGDGAIEGGKGTHSKQPRDKNEMERKETKVSRNIGVSKRAEGVNVLMNDVCGDQITLGHNESVIIYSNNDRQSRSCKLNVKAPQGSEIGFSCVSFNIFSGSCKTESLEVIYKVNSEKTSIKYCEVRESSRHGRSNTKTASRYKRKDLNSQPLFGDSSA; the protein is encoded by the exons ATGCgcctgttccttttccttttggtaATAACCCTTATAGAGGGTTCTCGTTATAAG GGAGACGGAGCaatagaaggaggaaaaggaacccACAGTAAACAACCGAGAGACAAGaatgaaatggaaaggaaagaaacaaaagtgAGCAGGAATATAGGAGTGAGCAAGAGGGCCGAAGGTGTCAATGTCT TGATGAATGACGTCTGTGGAGACCAGATCACCTTGGGTCACAATGAATCTGTTATAATCTACAGCAATAACGATCGGCAATCTAGGTCATGTAAGCTGAATGTGAAG GCACCTCAAGGCTCCGAGATCGGCTTTTCCTGTGTATCATTCAACATCTTCAGTGGCAGCTGCAAAACGGAATCCTTAGAGGTTATCTATAAAGTCAATTCAGAAAAGACCAG CATAAAGTACTGCGAAGTACGCGAGTCCTCAAGACATGGCAGATCCAACACAAAAACTGCGTCTCGATACAAACGCAAAGACTTAAACAGCCAACCGTTATTCGGAGATTCTTCTGCGTAG